The Fusarium graminearum PH-1 chromosome 2, whole genome shotgun sequence genome includes a region encoding these proteins:
- a CDS encoding cell division control protein 2: MDNYQRIEKVGEGLSQLITHLIHLLTQLSGTYGVVYKARDLGHSGRIVALKKIRLETEDEGVPSTAIREISVLRELNHANVVSLLNIVHADGHKLYLVMEFLDLDLKKYMDSLPVTDGGRGKPLPTGTATVIRNLGMSDKVVEKFMLDLCQGIKYCHSRRILHRDLKPQNLLIDKEGNLKLADFGLARAFGVPLRSYTHEVVTLWYRAPEVLLGGRQYSTGVDMWSVGTIFAEMCSRKPLFPGDSEIDEIFKIFRTLGTPDEDAWPGVTAYPDFKPSFPKWQRDFSTPLCPNLNEQGLELLDYLLICDPVTRISAKAALNHPYFDDIL, translated from the exons ATGGATAACTACCAGAGAATAGAAAAAGTCGGAGAAGGTTTGTCCCAACTCATCACTCATCTCATTCACCTACTAACTCAATTATCAGGTACCTATGGTGTCGTCTACAAAGCCCGCGACTTGGGCCACAGCGGTCGCATCGTCGCCCTCAAAAAGATCCGTCTCGAGACCGAAGACGAGGGTGTTCCCAGCACCGCCATCCGCGAGATTTCTGTCCTGAGAGAGCTCAACCATGCAAATGTCGTCAGCCTCTTGAATATTGTTCATGCAGACGGACACAAGCTCTACCTCGTCATGGAATTTCTCGACCTGGATCTCAAAAAGTACATGGATTCCCTGCCCGTTACCGACGGAGGTCGCGGGAAACCCCTGCCCACTGGAACCGCCACTGTCATCCGCAATCTGGGAATGAGCGACAAGGTCGTCGAAAAGTTCATGCTCGATTTGTGCCAGGGAATTAAATACTGTCACTCGCGTCGCATATTGCATCGCGACTTGAAGCCTCAGAACTTGCTTATTGACAAGGAAGGAAACCTCAAGTTGGCTGATTTTGGTCTGGCTAGAGCCTTTGGTGTTCCCTTAAGAAGCTATACGCACGAGGTTGTTACTCTTTGGTACCGCGCTCCCGAGGTCTTGCTCGGCGGACGACAGTATTCCACCGGTGTCGATATGTGGTCCGTCGGTACCATCTTTGCCGAGATGTGCTCCCGAAAACCTCTTTTCCCTGGCGATTCCGAGATTGACGAaatcttcaagatcttccg AACTCTCGGAACACCCGATGAAGACGCATGGCCCGGCGTCACTGCCTATCCTGACTTCAAGCCCTCTTTCCCCAAGTGGCAACGTGACTTTTCCACTCCTTTGTGCCCCAACTTGAACGAGCAGGGCCTGGAGCTGCTCGACTACTTGCTCATCTGCGACCCCGTTACTCGTATTTCTGCCAAGGCAGCCCTGAACCACCCATACTTTGACGACATTCTGTGA